Proteins encoded by one window of Gouania willdenowi chromosome 4, fGouWil2.1, whole genome shotgun sequence:
- the eps15 gene encoding epidermal growth factor receptor substrate 15 isoform X3, whose product MKAAGNRNTMAASLSLTQLSSGNPIYDKYYRQVDPTSSGRVAAADAALFLKRSGLPDLVLGKIWDLADSERKGSLNKQQFFIALRLVACAQNGLEVALKSLNVAVPPPKFHDTSSPLSVGGVTADNSWVVKPEEKMKFDSVFESLLPVGGMLTGEKVKPVLLNSKLPVDILGRVWELSDLDRDGMLDRDEFSVAMYLVYRALEGEPVPMSLPPPLIPPSKRKKPSAPPVMPLLPSPPSVKDSRSSHSAKTMPHPPPKPTPAPAPTPAATPWVVSPSDKAKYDELFSKTDGDMDGLVSGPEVRDIFLKTGLPSATLARIWELCDIGDIGKLTREQFALALFLINLKLTKGLDPPQSLSPEMIPPSDRQNLKLNNVTNLAADFSAIKELDSLSNEIVELQREKSTVEEEVKEKEEAIRQRSTEVKDLQDEVARENGGLHQLQVQRQKIKDVLEELDQQKASLEEQLSHIRKQTNQETQLSEHEDQEQQICQYEEELVQAREELLALQKESRRLQEMVQAAQEQLTPLKDSVRDSFTQVAQVQQKLNDLQVEERSVTAQLSWKRALEDSSPIMVNGSAGSAAEAHLGDPFSQDLFQEDPPNELKVEEEEELESVCGLQQDHPDRKDKGVSVKEEESEEKEEESPSTPKEGKSKLDPLDNLYTSLAVSDLYNSLSTLNKQRDGSVQDHSSPTPNSSAEVEEEEEEDDDDDESSKDSSSKESPSKVSSPEPESKQDTTESSETASSLSPPQPGPRNAPVPTNPPSLPDMDFFHSDPFTNHDPFKEDLFGRAGVTDPFDGDPFKGTDPFAADAFFTQTSKATFSSEDPFSGSADPFSATPGVQNPDLFAAQLDDAAAPDTSKPSNPTPAPINVFSSVGNDTADSDPFGGKMNTTADADPFKSKDAGLDPFSCSPPTSDLAVKDSAAGNDPFAPGGTTVNANTDSDPFAAVFGNESFGGGFADFTALAKSNGADQFGINNKNLFQDESKSPTADVPPALPPKTGTPTRPPPPPPGKRSSISRTESSDSFHRRGHLVPQTPGDFSSSSSSSLPAKDPLADPFAPSSPPRHNVREADRFASFDKYPTEEDMIEWAKRESEREEKERLARLTQQEQEDLELAIALSKSELS is encoded by the exons CTCTCCAGTGGAAATCCCATTTATGACAAATACTACAGACAG GTGGATCCAACCAGCAGCGGACGGGTAGCAGCAGCCGATGCAGCTTTGTTCCTGAAGAGGTCCGGTTTACCTGACCTGGTGCTGGGAAAG ATCTGGGATTTAGCAGACTCTGAACGAAAAGGCTCACTTAACAAGCAG CAATTTTTTATAGCTCTACGTTTGGTTGCTTGTGCTCAAAATGGCCTGGAGGTGGCACTCAAGAGTCTTAATGTAGCTGTTCCTCCTCCTAAATTT catGACACGAGTAGTCCACTGTCAGTAGGAGGTGTGACTGCTGACAATTCCTGGGTTGTCAAG ccTGAGGAGAAGATGAAGTTTGACTCTGTCTTTGAGAGCCTGCTCCCAGTCGGAGGaatgctgacaggagagaaggtCAAACCCGTCCTGCTCAACTCCAAACTGCCGGTCGACATCCTGGGCCGG gtttgGGAGCTCAGTGATCTCGACAGAGACGGCATGTTGGACAGAGATGAATTTTCGGTG GCTATGTATCTGGTGTACAGAGCTCTGGAGGGCGAGCCTGTTCCCATGTCCCTGCCACCACCCCTGATTCCTCCCTCCAAGAGGAAAAAACCTTCTGCTCCTCCTGTGATGCCCCTGTTACCTTCACCTCCCTCTGTCAAAGACAGTCGCTCCTCCCACTCTGCTAAGACCATGCCCCATCCTCCTCCTAAACCCACCCCAGCTCCTGCCCCGACACCAGCAGCTACCCCT TGGGTGGTCTCCCCATCAGACAAAGCTAAATACGACGAGCTGTTCAGCAAGACAGACGGGGACATGGACGGCCTGGTATCTGGACCTGAGGTCAGAGACATATTCCTCAAAACTGGACTGCCCTCGGCCACTCTGGCTCGTATTTG GGAGCTTTGTGACATTGGAGACATCGGAAAACTGACCCGAGAACAGTTTGCCCTGGCACTGTTCCTGATCAATTTGAAGCTAACTAAAGGCCTCGACCCCCCTCAGAGTCTCTCACCTGAGATGATTCCTCCCTCTGACAGACAAAACCTCAAACTG AACAATGTGACCAACCTGGCGGCTGACTTCTCTGCCATCAAAGAGCTGGACTCGCTCAGTAATGAGATCGTTGAACTACAAAG AGAGAAGAGCACCGTGGAGGAGGAGGTCAAGGAAAAGGAGGAGGCCATCCGACAGCGCAGCACTGAGGTGAAG GACCTTCAGGATGAGGTAGCCAGGGAAAATGGGGGCCTGCATCAACTTCAGGTTCAGCGTCAGAAGATCAAAGATGTTCTGGAGGAGTTGGACCAACAGAAAGCGTCCCTAGAGGAGCAGCTTTCACACATTCGGAAGCAAACCAACCAAGAGACACAACTC TCAGAGCATGAGGATCAGGAACAACAGATCTGTCAGTATGAGGAGGAGCTGGTCCAGGCTCGGGAGGAGCTCCTGGCTCTGCAGAAAGAGAGCAGGAGACTACAGGAGATGGTCCAAGCAGCCCAGGAGCAGCTCACCCCTCTGAAGGACTCTGTGAGAGACTCCTTCACACAAGTGGCTCAG GTTCAGCAGAAGTTAAATGACCTTCAGGTGGAGGAGAGGTCAGTCACGGCTCAGCTAAGCTGGAAGAGAGCTCTGGAGGACAGCTCCCCCATCATGGTCAACGGATCAGCAGGCAGCGCTGCAGAGGCGCACCTCGGGGACCCGTTCAGTCAGGATCTTTTCCAGGAGGATCCTCCTAATGAGCTGAaggtggaagaagaagaagaactggaGTCCGTCTGTGGCCTTCAGCAGGATCATCCAGATCGAAAAGACAAAGGAGTGAGTGTGAAAGAAGAGGAAAGTGAAGAGAAGGAAGAGGAAAGTCCAAGTACCCCTAAGGAGGGAAAATCTAAACTTGATCCCCTGGATAATCTCTATACGAGTCTGGCAGTGTCTGATCTGTATAATAGTCTGTCCACCCTCAACAAGCAACGAGATGGCAGTGTTCAG GATCACAGCAGCCCCACACCCAACAGCTCTGCTGAGgttgaagaggaggaggaggaggatgatgatgatgatgagtcaTCAAAAGACAGTTCATCAAAGGAGAGTCCATCAAAG GTCTCCTCGCCAGAGCCGGAAAGCAAACAGGATACGACAGAATCCTCAGAGACGGCGTCCTCCTTGTCTCCACCTCAACCTGGTCCTCGCAACGCACCCGTGCCAACAAACCCTCCTTCCCTTCCTGACATGGACTTTTTCCATTCAGACCCCTTTACCAACC ATGATCCTTTCAAGGAAGATCTCTTTGGGAGAGCAGGTGTTACTG ATCCTTTTGATGGAGACCCGTTCAAAGGCACAGACCCGTTTGCTGCAGATGCTTTCTTCACACAGACCTCCAAAGCCACGTTTTCCTCAGAGGACCCTTTCTCTGGTTCAGCAGACCCATTCAGTGCCACCCCAGGTGTGCAGAACCCAGACTTGTTTGCAGCCCAGCTGGATGACGCGGCAGCTCCAGATACTTCTAAACCTTCCAACCCTACTCCAGCTCCCATCAATGTTTTCAGCTCTGTAGGGAATGACACGGCAGATTCAGACCCCTTTGGGGGCAAAATGAACACCACAGCAGATGCAGATCCATTCAAGTCTAAAGATGCAGGGCTGGATCCATTCAGCTGCTCTCCTCCAACCTCTGACCTGGCAGTG aagGATTCTGCAGCAGGTAATGATCCTTTTGCTCCAGGCGGTACAACAGTGAACGCCAACACAGATTCAG ATCCATTTGCTGCCGTGTTTGGGAATGAATCGTTTGGAGGGGGATTTGCTGATTTCACTGCCTTGGCAAAG TCGAATGGTGCAGATCAGTTTGGCATCAACAACAAGAACCTGTTCCAGGATGAGAGTAAGTCTCCCACTGCGGACGTTCCCCCAGCCCTGCCACCAAAAACCGGTACGCCCACAagaccccctcccccacctcCAG GTAAGAGGTCGTCCATCTCTAGAACCGAGTCCTCGGACTCCTTCCACCGACGAGGACACTTGGTTCCTCAGACCCCGGGAgacttctcctcctcctcttcttcctccttacCTGCTAAGGATCCTTTAGCTGACCCCTTCGCCCCTTCCTCCCCTCCTCGTCACAACGTACGGGAAGCTGACCGATTCGCCAGCTTTGACAAA TATCCAACCGAGGAAGACATGATAGAGTGGGCAAAGCGCGAGAGCGAGCGAGAGGAAAAGGAGCGCCTTGCAAGGCTCACCCAGCAGGAACAAGAAGACCTGGAGCTGGCCATTGCTCTCAGCAAGTCTGAACTCTCCTGA
- the eps15 gene encoding epidermal growth factor receptor substrate 15 isoform X4 translates to MKAAGNRNTMAASLSLTQLSSGNPIYDKYYRQVDPTSSGRVAAADAALFLKRSGLPDLVLGKIWDLADSERKGSLNKQQFFIALRLVACAQNGLEVALKSLNVAVPPPKFHDTSSPLSVGGVTADNSWVVKPEEKMKFDSVFESLLPVGGMLTGEKVKPVLLNSKLPVDILGRVWELSDLDRDGMLDRDEFSVAMYLVYRALEGEPVPMSLPPPLIPPSKRKKPSAPPVMPLLPSPPSVKDSRSSHSAKTMPHPPPKPTPAPAPTPAATPWVVSPSDKAKYDELFSKTDGDMDGLVSGPEVRDIFLKTGLPSATLARIWELCDIGDIGKLTREQFALALFLINLKLTKGLDPPQSLSPEMIPPSDRQNLKLNNVTNLAADFSAIKELDSLSNEIVELQREKSTVEEEVKEKEEAIRQRSTEVKDLQDEVARENGGLHQLQVQRQKIKDVLEELDQQKASLEEQLSHIRKQTNQETQLISSLQSEHEDQEQQICQYEEELVQAREELLALQKESRRLQEMVQAAQEQLTPLKDSVRDSFTQVAQVQQKLNDLQVEERSVTAQLSWKRALEDSSPIMVNGSAGSAAEAHLGDPFSQDLFQEDPPNELKVEEEEELESVCGLQQDHPDRKDKGVSVKEEESEEKEEESPSTPKEGKSKLDPLDNLYTSLAVSDLYNSLSTLNKQRDGSVQDHSSPTPNSSAEVEEEEEEDDDDDESSKDSSSKESPSKVSSPEPESKQDTTESSETASSLSPPQPGPRNAPVPTNPPSLPDMDFFHSDPFTNHDPFKEDLFGRAGVTDPFDGDPFKGTDPFAADAFFTQTSKATFSSEDPFSGSADPFSATPGVQNPDLFAAQLDDAAAPDTSKPSNPTPAPINVFSSVGNDTADSDPFGGKMNTTADADPFKSKDAGLDPFSCSPPTSDLAVKDSAAGNDPFAPGGTTVNANTDSDPFAAVFGNESFGGGFADFTALAKSNGADQFGINNKNLFQDESKSPTADVPPALPPKTGTPTRPPPPPPGKRSSISRTESSDSFHRRGHLVPQTPGDFSSSSSSSLPAKDPLADPFAPSSPPRHNVREADRFASFDKVSTSPSPPPECQ, encoded by the exons CTCTCCAGTGGAAATCCCATTTATGACAAATACTACAGACAG GTGGATCCAACCAGCAGCGGACGGGTAGCAGCAGCCGATGCAGCTTTGTTCCTGAAGAGGTCCGGTTTACCTGACCTGGTGCTGGGAAAG ATCTGGGATTTAGCAGACTCTGAACGAAAAGGCTCACTTAACAAGCAG CAATTTTTTATAGCTCTACGTTTGGTTGCTTGTGCTCAAAATGGCCTGGAGGTGGCACTCAAGAGTCTTAATGTAGCTGTTCCTCCTCCTAAATTT catGACACGAGTAGTCCACTGTCAGTAGGAGGTGTGACTGCTGACAATTCCTGGGTTGTCAAG ccTGAGGAGAAGATGAAGTTTGACTCTGTCTTTGAGAGCCTGCTCCCAGTCGGAGGaatgctgacaggagagaaggtCAAACCCGTCCTGCTCAACTCCAAACTGCCGGTCGACATCCTGGGCCGG gtttgGGAGCTCAGTGATCTCGACAGAGACGGCATGTTGGACAGAGATGAATTTTCGGTG GCTATGTATCTGGTGTACAGAGCTCTGGAGGGCGAGCCTGTTCCCATGTCCCTGCCACCACCCCTGATTCCTCCCTCCAAGAGGAAAAAACCTTCTGCTCCTCCTGTGATGCCCCTGTTACCTTCACCTCCCTCTGTCAAAGACAGTCGCTCCTCCCACTCTGCTAAGACCATGCCCCATCCTCCTCCTAAACCCACCCCAGCTCCTGCCCCGACACCAGCAGCTACCCCT TGGGTGGTCTCCCCATCAGACAAAGCTAAATACGACGAGCTGTTCAGCAAGACAGACGGGGACATGGACGGCCTGGTATCTGGACCTGAGGTCAGAGACATATTCCTCAAAACTGGACTGCCCTCGGCCACTCTGGCTCGTATTTG GGAGCTTTGTGACATTGGAGACATCGGAAAACTGACCCGAGAACAGTTTGCCCTGGCACTGTTCCTGATCAATTTGAAGCTAACTAAAGGCCTCGACCCCCCTCAGAGTCTCTCACCTGAGATGATTCCTCCCTCTGACAGACAAAACCTCAAACTG AACAATGTGACCAACCTGGCGGCTGACTTCTCTGCCATCAAAGAGCTGGACTCGCTCAGTAATGAGATCGTTGAACTACAAAG AGAGAAGAGCACCGTGGAGGAGGAGGTCAAGGAAAAGGAGGAGGCCATCCGACAGCGCAGCACTGAGGTGAAG GACCTTCAGGATGAGGTAGCCAGGGAAAATGGGGGCCTGCATCAACTTCAGGTTCAGCGTCAGAAGATCAAAGATGTTCTGGAGGAGTTGGACCAACAGAAAGCGTCCCTAGAGGAGCAGCTTTCACACATTCGGAAGCAAACCAACCAAGAGACACAACTC ATTTCATCCCTGCAGTCAGAGCATGAGGATCAGGAACAACAGATCTGTCAGTATGAGGAGGAGCTGGTCCAGGCTCGGGAGGAGCTCCTGGCTCTGCAGAAAGAGAGCAGGAGACTACAGGAGATGGTCCAAGCAGCCCAGGAGCAGCTCACCCCTCTGAAGGACTCTGTGAGAGACTCCTTCACACAAGTGGCTCAG GTTCAGCAGAAGTTAAATGACCTTCAGGTGGAGGAGAGGTCAGTCACGGCTCAGCTAAGCTGGAAGAGAGCTCTGGAGGACAGCTCCCCCATCATGGTCAACGGATCAGCAGGCAGCGCTGCAGAGGCGCACCTCGGGGACCCGTTCAGTCAGGATCTTTTCCAGGAGGATCCTCCTAATGAGCTGAaggtggaagaagaagaagaactggaGTCCGTCTGTGGCCTTCAGCAGGATCATCCAGATCGAAAAGACAAAGGAGTGAGTGTGAAAGAAGAGGAAAGTGAAGAGAAGGAAGAGGAAAGTCCAAGTACCCCTAAGGAGGGAAAATCTAAACTTGATCCCCTGGATAATCTCTATACGAGTCTGGCAGTGTCTGATCTGTATAATAGTCTGTCCACCCTCAACAAGCAACGAGATGGCAGTGTTCAG GATCACAGCAGCCCCACACCCAACAGCTCTGCTGAGgttgaagaggaggaggaggaggatgatgatgatgatgagtcaTCAAAAGACAGTTCATCAAAGGAGAGTCCATCAAAG GTCTCCTCGCCAGAGCCGGAAAGCAAACAGGATACGACAGAATCCTCAGAGACGGCGTCCTCCTTGTCTCCACCTCAACCTGGTCCTCGCAACGCACCCGTGCCAACAAACCCTCCTTCCCTTCCTGACATGGACTTTTTCCATTCAGACCCCTTTACCAACC ATGATCCTTTCAAGGAAGATCTCTTTGGGAGAGCAGGTGTTACTG ATCCTTTTGATGGAGACCCGTTCAAAGGCACAGACCCGTTTGCTGCAGATGCTTTCTTCACACAGACCTCCAAAGCCACGTTTTCCTCAGAGGACCCTTTCTCTGGTTCAGCAGACCCATTCAGTGCCACCCCAGGTGTGCAGAACCCAGACTTGTTTGCAGCCCAGCTGGATGACGCGGCAGCTCCAGATACTTCTAAACCTTCCAACCCTACTCCAGCTCCCATCAATGTTTTCAGCTCTGTAGGGAATGACACGGCAGATTCAGACCCCTTTGGGGGCAAAATGAACACCACAGCAGATGCAGATCCATTCAAGTCTAAAGATGCAGGGCTGGATCCATTCAGCTGCTCTCCTCCAACCTCTGACCTGGCAGTG aagGATTCTGCAGCAGGTAATGATCCTTTTGCTCCAGGCGGTACAACAGTGAACGCCAACACAGATTCAG ATCCATTTGCTGCCGTGTTTGGGAATGAATCGTTTGGAGGGGGATTTGCTGATTTCACTGCCTTGGCAAAG TCGAATGGTGCAGATCAGTTTGGCATCAACAACAAGAACCTGTTCCAGGATGAGAGTAAGTCTCCCACTGCGGACGTTCCCCCAGCCCTGCCACCAAAAACCGGTACGCCCACAagaccccctcccccacctcCAG GTAAGAGGTCGTCCATCTCTAGAACCGAGTCCTCGGACTCCTTCCACCGACGAGGACACTTGGTTCCTCAGACCCCGGGAgacttctcctcctcctcttcttcctccttacCTGCTAAGGATCCTTTAGCTGACCCCTTCGCCCCTTCCTCCCCTCCTCGTCACAACGTACGGGAAGCTGACCGATTCGCCAGCTTTGACAAAGTGAGCACTTCTCCCTCCCCTCCTCCTGAATGTCAGTAG
- the eps15 gene encoding epidermal growth factor receptor substrate 15 isoform X2: protein MFGTDESENFTSCKEVLSSGNPIYDKYYRQVDPTSSGRVAAADAALFLKRSGLPDLVLGKIWDLADSERKGSLNKQQFFIALRLVACAQNGLEVALKSLNVAVPPPKFHDTSSPLSVGGVTADNSWVVKPEEKMKFDSVFESLLPVGGMLTGEKVKPVLLNSKLPVDILGRVWELSDLDRDGMLDRDEFSVAMYLVYRALEGEPVPMSLPPPLIPPSKRKKPSAPPVMPLLPSPPSVKDSRSSHSAKTMPHPPPKPTPAPAPTPAATPWVVSPSDKAKYDELFSKTDGDMDGLVSGPEVRDIFLKTGLPSATLARIWELCDIGDIGKLTREQFALALFLINLKLTKGLDPPQSLSPEMIPPSDRQNLKLNNVTNLAADFSAIKELDSLSNEIVELQREKSTVEEEVKEKEEAIRQRSTEVKDLQDEVARENGGLHQLQVQRQKIKDVLEELDQQKASLEEQLSHIRKQTNQETQLISSLQSEHEDQEQQICQYEEELVQAREELLALQKESRRLQEMVQAAQEQLTPLKDSVRDSFTQVAQVQQKLNDLQVEERSVTAQLSWKRALEDSSPIMVNGSAGSAAEAHLGDPFSQDLFQEDPPNELKVEEEEELESVCGLQQDHPDRKDKGVSVKEEESEEKEEESPSTPKEGKSKLDPLDNLYTSLAVSDLYNSLSTLNKQRDGSVQDHSSPTPNSSAEVEEEEEEDDDDDESSKDSSSKESPSKVSSPEPESKQDTTESSETASSLSPPQPGPRNAPVPTNPPSLPDMDFFHSDPFTNHDPFKEDLFGRAGVTDPFDGDPFKGTDPFAADAFFTQTSKATFSSEDPFSGSADPFSATPGVQNPDLFAAQLDDAAAPDTSKPSNPTPAPINVFSSVGNDTADSDPFGGKMNTTADADPFKSKDAGLDPFSCSPPTSDLAVKDSAAGNDPFAPGGTTVNANTDSDPFAAVFGNESFGGGFADFTALAKSNGADQFGINNKNLFQDESKSPTADVPPALPPKTGTPTRPPPPPPGKRSSISRTESSDSFHRRGHLVPQTPGDFSSSSSSSLPAKDPLADPFAPSSPPRHNVREADRFASFDKYPTEEDMIEWAKRESEREEKERLARLTQQEQEDLELAIALSKSELS from the exons CTCTCCAGTGGAAATCCCATTTATGACAAATACTACAGACAG GTGGATCCAACCAGCAGCGGACGGGTAGCAGCAGCCGATGCAGCTTTGTTCCTGAAGAGGTCCGGTTTACCTGACCTGGTGCTGGGAAAG ATCTGGGATTTAGCAGACTCTGAACGAAAAGGCTCACTTAACAAGCAG CAATTTTTTATAGCTCTACGTTTGGTTGCTTGTGCTCAAAATGGCCTGGAGGTGGCACTCAAGAGTCTTAATGTAGCTGTTCCTCCTCCTAAATTT catGACACGAGTAGTCCACTGTCAGTAGGAGGTGTGACTGCTGACAATTCCTGGGTTGTCAAG ccTGAGGAGAAGATGAAGTTTGACTCTGTCTTTGAGAGCCTGCTCCCAGTCGGAGGaatgctgacaggagagaaggtCAAACCCGTCCTGCTCAACTCCAAACTGCCGGTCGACATCCTGGGCCGG gtttgGGAGCTCAGTGATCTCGACAGAGACGGCATGTTGGACAGAGATGAATTTTCGGTG GCTATGTATCTGGTGTACAGAGCTCTGGAGGGCGAGCCTGTTCCCATGTCCCTGCCACCACCCCTGATTCCTCCCTCCAAGAGGAAAAAACCTTCTGCTCCTCCTGTGATGCCCCTGTTACCTTCACCTCCCTCTGTCAAAGACAGTCGCTCCTCCCACTCTGCTAAGACCATGCCCCATCCTCCTCCTAAACCCACCCCAGCTCCTGCCCCGACACCAGCAGCTACCCCT TGGGTGGTCTCCCCATCAGACAAAGCTAAATACGACGAGCTGTTCAGCAAGACAGACGGGGACATGGACGGCCTGGTATCTGGACCTGAGGTCAGAGACATATTCCTCAAAACTGGACTGCCCTCGGCCACTCTGGCTCGTATTTG GGAGCTTTGTGACATTGGAGACATCGGAAAACTGACCCGAGAACAGTTTGCCCTGGCACTGTTCCTGATCAATTTGAAGCTAACTAAAGGCCTCGACCCCCCTCAGAGTCTCTCACCTGAGATGATTCCTCCCTCTGACAGACAAAACCTCAAACTG AACAATGTGACCAACCTGGCGGCTGACTTCTCTGCCATCAAAGAGCTGGACTCGCTCAGTAATGAGATCGTTGAACTACAAAG AGAGAAGAGCACCGTGGAGGAGGAGGTCAAGGAAAAGGAGGAGGCCATCCGACAGCGCAGCACTGAGGTGAAG GACCTTCAGGATGAGGTAGCCAGGGAAAATGGGGGCCTGCATCAACTTCAGGTTCAGCGTCAGAAGATCAAAGATGTTCTGGAGGAGTTGGACCAACAGAAAGCGTCCCTAGAGGAGCAGCTTTCACACATTCGGAAGCAAACCAACCAAGAGACACAACTC ATTTCATCCCTGCAGTCAGAGCATGAGGATCAGGAACAACAGATCTGTCAGTATGAGGAGGAGCTGGTCCAGGCTCGGGAGGAGCTCCTGGCTCTGCAGAAAGAGAGCAGGAGACTACAGGAGATGGTCCAAGCAGCCCAGGAGCAGCTCACCCCTCTGAAGGACTCTGTGAGAGACTCCTTCACACAAGTGGCTCAG GTTCAGCAGAAGTTAAATGACCTTCAGGTGGAGGAGAGGTCAGTCACGGCTCAGCTAAGCTGGAAGAGAGCTCTGGAGGACAGCTCCCCCATCATGGTCAACGGATCAGCAGGCAGCGCTGCAGAGGCGCACCTCGGGGACCCGTTCAGTCAGGATCTTTTCCAGGAGGATCCTCCTAATGAGCTGAaggtggaagaagaagaagaactggaGTCCGTCTGTGGCCTTCAGCAGGATCATCCAGATCGAAAAGACAAAGGAGTGAGTGTGAAAGAAGAGGAAAGTGAAGAGAAGGAAGAGGAAAGTCCAAGTACCCCTAAGGAGGGAAAATCTAAACTTGATCCCCTGGATAATCTCTATACGAGTCTGGCAGTGTCTGATCTGTATAATAGTCTGTCCACCCTCAACAAGCAACGAGATGGCAGTGTTCAG GATCACAGCAGCCCCACACCCAACAGCTCTGCTGAGgttgaagaggaggaggaggaggatgatgatgatgatgagtcaTCAAAAGACAGTTCATCAAAGGAGAGTCCATCAAAG GTCTCCTCGCCAGAGCCGGAAAGCAAACAGGATACGACAGAATCCTCAGAGACGGCGTCCTCCTTGTCTCCACCTCAACCTGGTCCTCGCAACGCACCCGTGCCAACAAACCCTCCTTCCCTTCCTGACATGGACTTTTTCCATTCAGACCCCTTTACCAACC ATGATCCTTTCAAGGAAGATCTCTTTGGGAGAGCAGGTGTTACTG ATCCTTTTGATGGAGACCCGTTCAAAGGCACAGACCCGTTTGCTGCAGATGCTTTCTTCACACAGACCTCCAAAGCCACGTTTTCCTCAGAGGACCCTTTCTCTGGTTCAGCAGACCCATTCAGTGCCACCCCAGGTGTGCAGAACCCAGACTTGTTTGCAGCCCAGCTGGATGACGCGGCAGCTCCAGATACTTCTAAACCTTCCAACCCTACTCCAGCTCCCATCAATGTTTTCAGCTCTGTAGGGAATGACACGGCAGATTCAGACCCCTTTGGGGGCAAAATGAACACCACAGCAGATGCAGATCCATTCAAGTCTAAAGATGCAGGGCTGGATCCATTCAGCTGCTCTCCTCCAACCTCTGACCTGGCAGTG aagGATTCTGCAGCAGGTAATGATCCTTTTGCTCCAGGCGGTACAACAGTGAACGCCAACACAGATTCAG ATCCATTTGCTGCCGTGTTTGGGAATGAATCGTTTGGAGGGGGATTTGCTGATTTCACTGCCTTGGCAAAG TCGAATGGTGCAGATCAGTTTGGCATCAACAACAAGAACCTGTTCCAGGATGAGAGTAAGTCTCCCACTGCGGACGTTCCCCCAGCCCTGCCACCAAAAACCGGTACGCCCACAagaccccctcccccacctcCAG GTAAGAGGTCGTCCATCTCTAGAACCGAGTCCTCGGACTCCTTCCACCGACGAGGACACTTGGTTCCTCAGACCCCGGGAgacttctcctcctcctcttcttcctccttacCTGCTAAGGATCCTTTAGCTGACCCCTTCGCCCCTTCCTCCCCTCCTCGTCACAACGTACGGGAAGCTGACCGATTCGCCAGCTTTGACAAA TATCCAACCGAGGAAGACATGATAGAGTGGGCAAAGCGCGAGAGCGAGCGAGAGGAAAAGGAGCGCCTTGCAAGGCTCACCCAGCAGGAACAAGAAGACCTGGAGCTGGCCATTGCTCTCAGCAAGTCTGAACTCTCCTGA